TGACGAAGAACACCCACGACCAGCCGGGACCGGCGGCCAGCAGTCCGCCGACGAGCACTCCCACCGCGGCGCCACCGCCGCCGAGAGCAGACCAGATGCCCAGCGCGCGGTTTCGTTCCTCGCCGTCGAACATCCGCACCACCACCGACAACGCGGACGGCGAGAGCATCGCCGCACCGAGGCCCTGTCCGACGCGGCCGGCCAGCACCATCACGTCGGTCTGCGCGGCGCCGGTGGCGAACGACGCGACCGTGAACACGGCCAGGCCGAGCAGCACCATCGTCCGCGGCCCGATCAGGTCGGCGATCCGCCCACCCAGCAGCATCAGGCCGCCGAAGGTCAGCGTGTACGCGCTGACCACCCAGGTCAGCGCCTGCCGATCCAGCCCCAGCTCGGCTCCCATCAGCGGCAGCGAGATCGCCACCACCGTCACGTCCAGGATCAGCATGAACTGCGCGATCCCGAGCAACGCCAGCACCTGCCAGCGCCTGGGGTAGCTGCTCATGACCCCTCCCTCTCCATAAGTCAAGCACGTGTGTACGAGTTACAGGCGCTAGAGTAACTCAAACATGCAAGTACGATTTCCGGAGTGAGGAAGATGCCGGCAAGACAGCGGGCAGGCACGCCGAAGCGCGGTACGTCCAGGGGCGGCGCGTCTTCGGCCCCCGAACGGCGGCGCGGCGCGAAGAACGTACGCGCGGACGCGCAGCGCAACCGCACGGCGATCATCCACGCGACCGTCGAATCACTCCGGAACGACTCCGACGCCTCGGTGGCCGACATCGCGGCCGCGGCCGGAGTCGGGCGCATGACGCTCTACGGGCACTTCAAGACCCGTGCCGAACTCGTGGAAGCAGCCCTCGTCGACAGGCTCAAGCGGGGCGAGGAGGTCCTCGGCCAGGTCGACCTGGACCGTGACCCGCACGACGCCTTCGTCGCACTGATCGACTCCAGTTGGACACTGGTCGACCAGTCACGTGCACTGCTCGCGGCGGCACAGAAAGAACTGCCGCCGGCCCGGATCCGCGAACTCCACCACAAGGCCGAAACGCGCGTGCGAGACCTGCTCGAACGCGGGCAGCGAGAGGGCGCGTTCCGCACCGACCTGCCGGTGAGCTGGCTCCTCGCCACCACGCACGTCATCATCCACGGCGCCGCCGACGAGATCGCCGCCGGACGGCTCACCCCCGAGGCGGCTCCCCGCTACATCAGCGCGACTCTCCTGTCGGCATTCGAGCCGTCGGCCCCCGGCATGAAGCCTCCTGCGCGCCGGTAGCTCCGGCGCTAGGGGGCGCTCGTACTTCTTGCCGGGCCCGGAGCGAACGCCTCGAGGAGCACCTCGCGAAACACCGGGGCTGAGGCGGCGAAGGCCACGGTTGCGTTCGCCGGCTCCGGTGTCCACGGGCGCGTGTCGACGACCAACTGGCCCAGCGTCTGCTCGCCGGTCGTCTCGACCGACACCGGATGGCGGCCCGACGAAGTGACGACCTCGGGACGGAGCAGATAGGCGATGCACAGCGGGTCGTGCAACGGTGCCGACGCTTGGCTCTTGTGGCTGTCCGGCGTCTGATCCTGCCTGATGCGATGCCGGAGCATCGCCGCCGCCGTGGAGCCCGCGGTCGTACCCAGAGCGTCGAACGCGTCGCAGTCCGCCAGTGTCATGGATGCGCTGTGGGTCGCGTCCAACGGGACGACCACGATCTCGCGGAGGCCGGCGGAGAACACGGTGCGCGCCGCTTCGGGGTCGACCCAGAGGTTGAACTCCGCCGTCGCGGTGACGTTGCCGCTCACCCGGGCGGCCCCGCCCATGAGCACGAGGCTGTGGATCCGGGATGCCAGCCGGGGTTCGGCGATGAGCGCGAGCGCGACGTTGGTCAACGGTCCGGTCACGACCAGAACCACGTCGGCGTTGGCGGGATCCGAGAACGTGTCGACGAGCATGCGTACGGCCGAACTGTCCTGGACCGGCGTGACCGACGGCGGCAGGTCGAGGTGGGCGACCTGGAAGTCGGGGTTGCCCGCGTTCAGGACGTCGCGTGGGATGGGGAAGTCCGGCCGCACGAACGGCCGCGCCGCGCCGGCATGCACAGGCACCGCGGCGCCGATGTGGTCCAGCACCCGCAGCGTGTTCTCCGTCGTGTTGGGCAGTGCGACGTTGCCGTTCACGGTCGACACGGCCAGCAGGTCGAGGTCCGGGTGCAGTGCCGCGAGCATGATGGCAACCGCGTCGTCGGTGCCCGTGTCGCAGTCGAGCACGATTCTGGTCGTCATGCCGGGGTTCCCTCGCTTCTCCGCTGTCGGCTCCCGCTGTCAGCCCGCGTGATCCGGGTCGGACCATCATCGGCGACCCGCCCTGGCACGTCGAGCAGGTTTCGCGCGCACTCGCCCCGTACGGGGCGAGGACCGGGCCAACCTCGGGCGGGGCCCTTGACCAGCCATGGACTGATCATCCACAATCGGCCGAATTGGTAGATACCACCGTTCGTCAAAGAGGTCGAATGGTCGGGACCGGCCGGGGAGTTCTCACCGGCGTCGACGCTCTATTGGTACGGACCACACTCTGACGCCGGCGAGGCAGGCCGTCCACGTACCGACGTCATCACAGCCGAACTCTCGGAAGGTTTCCCCATGTCTGGACCAGGTCATCTCTCCCGGCGGCGCTTCGTCGGGATGGGCATCGCCGCGGCAGGTCTCGGCGGGCTGGCCGCGTGCTCCAAGGGCTCCTCGTCCTCCGGCGGGAAGGTCACGCTGCGGTTCTCCTACCTGTGGACCGGGCAGGAGGCGAAGGCGCTGGAGAAGGTGATCGGCAAGTTCAACAAGAGCCAGTCCAAGATCACCGTCAAAGGGGTGTCGAACCCGGACGCGCAGGCTCAGCTCGCCGCGATGACCGGGAGCAAGGGCGCCTTCGACATCTCCGACAACTTCGGGAGCGCCACCGGCGCCTGGGCGGAGAAGGGCGTCATCAAGTCGCTCGACGACTACATCAAGAAGGACTCGTTCGACCTCGGTGACTTCACCGACTCCTCGATGGCGCAGTGCCGGTACAAGGATCAGGTCTACCAACTGCCGATCGCGGTCAACAACTCCGCCCTTTTCTACAACAAGAAACTGTTCGCCGAGGCTGGTGTGCAGAAGCCGCCGACCACGACCAGCGAGTGGGCCGAGGCGATCGGCAAGCTGACCAGGACCGACAGCAAGGGACGGTTGACGCAGCTCGGGCTGGCCGGCGCCAGCGGTGCGGGAGCCGACTACCGGCTGCTGGGCGTCACCCATGGGGGCAGGTGGTACGACAAGGGGAAGCCGACGCCCGAGAACCCGGGCAACATCGCCGGCGCGAACTTCTACGTCGACAGTGTCATCAAGAAGTACGGCATCAAGGAGATCGAGCGGTTCGTGTCCGGCTTCGGTGACTACCAGTCGCCGCAGAACCCCTTCTACCAGGGCAAGTTGGCGATGGTCGTCGACGGCGAGTGGCAGCCGTCGTTCATCAAGAACTTC
This Actinopolymorpha cephalotaxi DNA region includes the following protein-coding sequences:
- a CDS encoding TetR/AcrR family transcriptional regulator, which codes for MPARQRAGTPKRGTSRGGASSAPERRRGAKNVRADAQRNRTAIIHATVESLRNDSDASVADIAAAAGVGRMTLYGHFKTRAELVEAALVDRLKRGEEVLGQVDLDRDPHDAFVALIDSSWTLVDQSRALLAAAQKELPPARIRELHHKAETRVRDLLERGQREGAFRTDLPVSWLLATTHVIIHGAADEIAAGRLTPEAAPRYISATLLSAFEPSAPGMKPPARR
- a CDS encoding ABC transporter substrate-binding protein, translated to MSGPGHLSRRRFVGMGIAAAGLGGLAACSKGSSSSGGKVTLRFSYLWTGQEAKALEKVIGKFNKSQSKITVKGVSNPDAQAQLAAMTGSKGAFDISDNFGSATGAWAEKGVIKSLDDYIKKDSFDLGDFTDSSMAQCRYKDQVYQLPIAVNNSALFYNKKLFAEAGVQKPPTTTSEWAEAIGKLTRTDSKGRLTQLGLAGASGAGADYRLLGVTHGGRWYDKGKPTPENPGNIAGANFYVDSVIKKYGIKEIERFVSGFGDYQSPQNPFYQGKLAMVVDGEWQPSFIKNFAPDLEWGVVPVPYPDDKPELAKTNLVAPGTFFIPSNSQHPDEAWEFMKYLVSKEAMLSFTKALSNLPARTSLLKDPAYTSIENFDLFLDLLASKNATSIPSEPSLAQYTADLATADDKITRLTKTPAQAYADVAKAAKSYG
- a CDS encoding nucleoside hydrolase, producing the protein MTTRIVLDCDTGTDDAVAIMLAALHPDLDLLAVSTVNGNVALPNTTENTLRVLDHIGAAVPVHAGAARPFVRPDFPIPRDVLNAGNPDFQVAHLDLPPSVTPVQDSSAVRMLVDTFSDPANADVVLVVTGPLTNVALALIAEPRLASRIHSLVLMGGAARVSGNVTATAEFNLWVDPEAARTVFSAGLREIVVVPLDATHSASMTLADCDAFDALGTTAGSTAAAMLRHRIRQDQTPDSHKSQASAPLHDPLCIAYLLRPEVVTSSGRHPVSVETTGEQTLGQLVVDTRPWTPEPANATVAFAASAPVFREVLLEAFAPGPARSTSAP